The Triticum aestivum cultivar Chinese Spring chromosome 7B, IWGSC CS RefSeq v2.1, whole genome shotgun sequence genome window below encodes:
- the LOC123160233 gene encoding probable F-box protein At4g22060 encodes MQFELRKRGHGGAMDLKPGSKSSSFPDRIGAGREGSITSPPALSLFIHPSTMEAPDRDWSELPIDILCDVLKLLECPDLLRSAAVCSIWYKAYSTQRSISACPGHQTPCLLYCTEAAGGLKALGMYSLSEQKAYTMPFPEHPIKNWFGSSHGWLVTMDDKSDLMLLNPITGNTNVLPPVTTMEHVKPILNGGEVLEKYEVFYYDGELPRVVDEDTSIFSLEEYGHMVYLKATLSCDPSVGACIVMLIHQPYGQLSFVKVGDTRWNWLNMGINYTDCIYHDGWFYAVTHGGAIDAYNLNGPSVIQKRFLRRIIRTVSKCHIVQAEWGDVLQIIRKEILDPERPDSHTWIPEIKVYRVDFDKEKCVSITDIGDYVLFIGSSTTSCLSVKDYPDLMPNHVYFTDDDDGAHILEKDYPPKVGIYNIKNNTTVNVVHPELWMNWLPPIWLTPSLEKTGSQDNNGGGGNSIAVINNQLETTELASIN; translated from the exons ATGCAGTTCGAGCTGCGAAAACGCGGTCATGGCGGCGCCATGGATCTGAAGCCTGG ATCCAAATCCAGTTCTTTCCCGGATCGAATTGGCGCGGGGCGGGAAGGATCTATAACTAGTCCACCTGCTCTAAGTTTGTTCATCCACCCATCCACCATGGAAGCTCCAGATCGGGATTGGTCCGAGCTACCAATCGACATATTGTGCGACGTGCTCAAGTTGCTCGAGTGCCCGGACCTCCTCAGATCCGCCGCCGTCTGCTCAATCTGGTACAAGGCGTACTCCACGCAACGCTCCATCAGTGCTTGCCCTGGACACCAAACACCATGTCTGCTCTATTGCACCGAGGCCGCCGGCGGGCTAAAAGCTCTTGGCATGTACAGCCTCTCCGAGCAAAAGGCCTATACCATGCCGTTCCCTGAACATCCCATCAAGAACTGGTTCGGCTCATCCCACGGATGGCTAGTCACTATGGATGACAAGTCTGACCTGATGCTGCTCAACCCAATTACCGGCAACACTAATGTACTCCCTCCAGTGACAACCATGGAGCATGTTAAACCTATCCTAAACGGGGGCGAGGTTCTTGAAAAGTATGAGGTGTTTTACTATGATGGAGAGCTTCCTAGGGTCGTGGACGAGGACACCAGTATATTTTCTTTGGAGGAGTATGGTCATATGGTCTACCTAAAGGCAACTTTATCGTGTGATCCATCGGTAGGTGCATGCATCGTCATGCTCATCCACCAGCCGTACGGGCAGCTCTCGTTTGTCAAGGTAGGAGACACTCGCTGGAATTGGCTCAACATGGGTATTAACTATACAGATTGTATATACCACGACGGATGGTTCTATGCAGTTACTCATGGAGGCGCAATTGATGCATACAATTTAAATGGACCGTCTGTCATCCAAAAAAGATTTTTACGCAGAATAATTCGGACGGTTTCAAAATGTCACATTGTTCAGGCAGAATGGGGAGATGTCCTCCAAATCATTAGGAAGGAGATTCTCGATCCTGAACGACCGGACAGTCATACATGGATCCCTGAAATCAAAGTGTACAGGGTTGATTTTGATAAGGAGAAGTGTGTCAGCATAACAGATATAGGGGACTATGTGTTGTTCATTGGGAGCAGCACAACGTCTTGTTTAAGCGTGAAGGACTATCCAGACTTGATGCCAAACCATGTCTATTTCACTGATGATGACGACGGAGCACACATACTTGAGAAAGACTACCCTCCCAAGGTTGGGATTTACAACATTAAAAATAATACCACGGTGAATGTGGTTCATCCTGAACTTTGGATGAATTGGTTGCCCCCCATATGGTTGACGCCGAGTCTTGAGAAAACGG